The Ignavibacteria bacterium genome contains the following window.
ATTAATTTCAGTTGTTCATCGTGTTGATAGAACTGGTCCTGGAAGTGGAAGAATAGTCTATCAAGGTTCCGATGATGGTGGACAAAACTGGACTCCTCAAATTGGTCCAATGAACCTTGCACCATGGATTGCGGGAAGACATCCAAATATTGTTCTTTCAAACCCAACAAAATCAACTACACCAGGTGAACAGGTTCCAGTTGCAAGCTGGGCAGAATTAAGCTCAAGCTGGTATTGGTATCAATTCGCTAAGGATCAATCATTTGGTGCAGCTACTTTTACCCAATATATTGACAGTACATATTATCCTGGTGATGAAATGTTCGTAAATTCACAGGGTCATGTTTTTGCAACAATCGAAAATATTGATCCAATTGCTTATGGTACTGATACAGTATTTTATCATTTGTTTGTTTCAACAGATGCTGGTGCAACCTGGACAAAATATCCGCTTGCTAAAAATGGTGATGTTGATAACTATAATGGAATGAAAGGTTTCATCAATAAAAATGGTGTAGGTTACATTGTATTCGAGGCACAGCAACCAGGTTCAGGCAAATATACATTTGCATACAAGAAAACCACCGATGATGGTGCAACCTGGGATGCTAACTGGACCTGGGTTGATCCATTTACATTAGCACCTCTTGCAGGTAATGTTCATGCATTAAACTATGAAGTTGATGCAATTGTAGATGGAAACGGTAATCTCCACTTTGCCGGTACTTTCGTTGATACAGTTAGTGGTGCAAATACTGGTATTTATCACATCTGGGGCCAGGGAAATACCTGGAATGCAGAATTAGTTGCAAAGGTTAATCGAACTAGTATGTCCTTACCTGGTGGTTTATCAACTTTGAACGAAGTTGAATTTGCAACTAATTGGGATGGAACAATTGGTGTTCTGAAATTCTGTGATGTTCCAACTCCAACCGATACATTATATGATGTATTTATGACTCCGGTCTGGGGCGCACCTAAGAATGTACAGAATATTACAAATACCACGAGTGTCCATGAAAAATACTCACAAATGTCTGCATATGGATATATGCAGGATCAAACTACATTCCGTGTAGATTGTATGTATACAATCTTTGGTAGTGGCGATACTAATGATTTAAATGAATCAGAATTGTGGTATTTGTCAGGAGTTACATTCCAACTTACCTCAGTTAATGATCCAGTTGCTTCACCAAACAGATTTGAATTACAGCAAAACTATCCAAATCCATTTAACCCAACTACAACAATTAGATTTTCTATTCCAGAAAAATCAATGGTTACCTTGAAAGTTTATGATATGTTAGGAAGAGAAATTACAACCTTAGTTAACGAAGTAAAGGACGCTGGTACACATACTGTAAAATTTGCTGGAAAAGATTTACCATCCGGAATGTATCTCTATACATTAACTGCAGGCAATTATAGCGCAACAAAGAAGATGATGCTTGTTAAGTAAAATAAGAGTTCTATGTTGTTTTTTAATTCAGGGGAGCCTCATTTGAGACTCCCCTGTTTTATCTTAAATGTTGCAAGTTAAACAATAGAGAGGGAGAAATAATGAAAAAGTTTTTACTTGTCATCTGGGCAGTTTCCCTGATGTTTAACTATATTTATGCTCAAACATCGACAGGGAAATTAGCAGGTAAAGTAACCGATGCCAGAACTGGTGACCCGCTTCCTGGAGCAAATGTTTTGATTGTTGGTACAGAATTAGGTGCAGCTACAAATGCTAAAGGTGAGTATTTTATCATCAATGTTGTTCCAGGTACTTATGATGTCAGGGTTAGTTTCGTTGGTTATGCAACCCAAATTATTAAAGATGTTCGTATTGTAGCAGGAATTACAAAAGAACTAAATATTGCACTTGAAGAAGCAACAGCCGAATTAAAGGAAATTACGGTAACATCTCAAAGAACATTCTTTGAACAAAAAGCTACAAATACTGTTAAAGTAATCGATAAAGAAGAAATTTCAAGGGTGCCTGTCAGGGGCGTTCAGAAAATTGCTGCTTTGAACGCAGGTGTTGTAATGGCTGAAGGTTCAGGAGGAGTTGATGGAAATGCAACTATTAATGTGAAGGGTGGCCGTGGTAATGAAGTTCTTTATATTATTGATGGAGTTGTTCAAAACGATCCTTATTGGAACACAGCATATACACAGGTTTCAAATTCAGCAATTGAACAGATTTCTTTCCAGATAGGAGGATTTGAAGCAAAATATGGCCAAGCTCAAAGTGGTATCATCAATGTTACAACTAAAAGCGGAAGCTCTCAATATTCTGTTTTTGGCGATGTTTTAACAAGTACATTCACTGATAAATTTGGATATAACCTCTATACCTTAAACATTGGTGGACCATTTGTTCCAAATCAATCAAAACACACTTTCTTCTTATCAGCTGAAAGAGGTTGGTTCTTAGATCAGGATCCACCTGCAATTCCTATAGAATTTAAGACCCCAATTCGAACTGCTGGTGATATAGTGATCGTTGATCCCGTGACAGGAAATAAACAAGTCTGGACTCCAGGAATGGAAATTCCAGCAGGTGCAGATATAAGATGGGAAAATGTCGCTTATAGTAATGGAAAAACTTACGAATACAGACCCCACAATACAAGAGGTACCTGGAGATTTTCAGGAAAAACCTATCATGATTTAGGAATAGTTACATTACGTTTAGGCGCAATTATAAATACAATTAATCGAAGAATCTTTGATTATTCTTATGTTAAGAACAATTCCTATATGAATCCTGTTTATGAGCAGCAGAATTACTCTTATTCAGCAAGAATTAGTCAAAATCTTGGAGCAAATGCATTCTGGAACTTAAACTTTGGTTACAAGATTTTTAAAGACAAACGAACACACCCAATTTTTGGTGATGATTTAGAGAAATGGGGCGATACACTTTACAATCCGTTTATTAAATTGAATGGTTTTTATCAAGGTGCTTTCTTTGATAGTGATTCTATTGGTATTTTCTCCGATGAAGGATCTTTTGACTATGCTTATAGCAAAAACGCAAACTATTCATATCAAATAGATTTTGACTTTACTTCACAAATTGGTAAACATTTAATTGAATTTGGTGTTGGTGCTCAATTGCATGAATTACATAGATATTCAATTTCACCGATGGCTATTGCAAGAAATATTAGAGCACCGGGATTGATAAAAGATAAATTCACCCGTTATAAAGAAAGAATACCATTCTATTGGGGTTATAACATCTATGGTGATTCTTTCACAGAAGGTGACAGCGTAATTCCTCCAAAGAAGCCAATTATTGCTTATGGTTATATACAGGATCGATTTGAATTACCAGACTTAGTTATCAACTTCGGATTAAGATTTGATTATCTTAACTCTAAGAGTGATGTAATTAGAGACCCACAAAATCCATTTAAATTTGGAGATCCACAAAATCTTGATCCCGAAGATTTTGAACCCAAGAAACCAGAGTTTCACATTAGCCCACGTTTAGGCATTGGTTTCCCTGTTACAGCAACAACAGTATTCCACGCCCAATATGGAAAATTTATTCAAGCACCGAGTCTTGCAGATATATTTACCTGGCCAAGACACTTCCAGGTACTCTTGACCGATGGTAATAGATTGGCAAGAACTGGATTAATTTCAAGTGAAGTGACAACTCAATATGAATTAGGCTTCAGGCAGATTTTGGGTGACAATGTTGCTGCATTAGGTTTAACTGCTTTCTATAAAAATACTAAAGGTTTGATTAACTGGACTACAACTGTATTTTATCGACCAACGGGTGAACAAAATACATATTATGGTCCATCGAATGCTGACTTCGGTACAATCAAAGGACTTACTTTAACCCTTGATTTAGCTCGTTATCATTTTATAGCTCTTTCAGTTAATTATACTTATCAGATTGCTGAGGGTACTGGCTCATCAACAAGTTCATCTTATGTTGCAACATTTAGAAACCCGGATAACTCAGTTCCAAAAGTCATTGCTCCACTCGATTTCGATCAGAGACATACCGGAACTGTCATTGTTGATGTCTTTATACCCGAAGGCAAACTTGGAATATTTGAAAGGACTGGTTTGAATATTTTAGCTGAATTTGCAAGTGGACGACCATATACACCACTTGAAGAGCAGGATATTTCACCACAAGGTGGTGGAGAAACAAATTATGGAGATACCAAAGGTTATGTTAACAGCCGATATGGTCCGGGAAGATTCAGAATTGACATGAAATTGGAGAAAACCTTCAAAGCATTCGGAAATATGTTAATCACTCCGTATATCTGGATTGATAACTTACTTGATGCAGATAATGTTATTAATGTTTATCGTTCAACTGGCAGCCCATGGACAACAGGTTATTTGAATACTGCAAAAGGTAAAGCTGTTGCTGATAGCAAGCCATATCCAGATTTATTTAGAGCTGATTACACGACACTGGAAAGAAATCCTGATAACTTTGGTATTCCAAGGATGATAAAACTTGGTCTCAAAGTTAATTTTTCAGGAATTAAATTCTAATAAATGAGGAAGGTAAGAGCTATGAAAAACAAAAGATTAAAAGTTTTAAAATTTGCTGCTGTTTCAATTGTATTACTGGCTTTGTTCTTTGGCTTTACTTCGATTGAGAAATCTGGTGATAAATCCTCAGCTCAAAGATTGAATAAGGTAGTTGGCGCTTATTATATGAATATTAATAACCTTGAAATGCCATTGAATAATGCTGGTGTTTTTGCAGATGTAGCTATCCCACCGAAAACCGCAGGTGGTAAATTTGATGGGCATACATTCTTGTTTTCCGGTGGTTTTTGTATGTCAGGTTATGTTGACTTAGGAACACCAAACGAATTTTTATGGGCAAATGGTGTTGCTACGGCATCAAGAATTCAAGATTATCAACCTGGTCCTGTCGGTTCTGATCCAACTGATCCAAAGAATAAATTATATATTGTTCGTACAGATGAAGAACCATTTAGCGCAAGCTGGCAGGAATGGAAAGATGCTGTTGCATTAGGAGCTGATTTCTACGATGGAGATCATGATGGTAAATATAATCCAGTCGATAAAAATGGAAATGGTCAATGGGATCCAGATGAAGATCGACCTGATCTTCTCGGTGATGAGACAGTCTGGTGCGTAATAAATGATGGTATTCCAGCAAGGGACAGAAGATATACTGATGTACCACCATTAGGAATTGAAATTCATCAAACAGTTTTTGGGTTTGCTTCATCTGGTTTACTTGGAAATATGTTGTTTGTTCGTTATAAAGTAATTAATAAAAATCCAGACGGAAAAGTTCTTGATAGTGTTTACTTCTCCGTTTGGGCAGACCCTGATTTAGGTGATTACACTGATGATTTAGTAGGGTGCGATGTCCCTGCCTCTGCTTCCGGTTATGCAAAGACTCCACCAGAGGGAAGAAATGCTGGATATGTTTATAACCAGGGTTCAGATAATGAATACGGTCCTAATCCACCAACTTACTTAGTAGACTTCTTCCAGGGACCATTTGTTTATACTGGAAATTCTTCAGATACTGCATTTAATATTCGTGGTCCAGTTTTAGGTATTGACACCTTAGTAGGTTACAAGCAACTTGGTATTAGTTCGTTTTTACAGTATTTCCAGTCTCAACCTGTAGAACAGGCAGACCCTGGAAATAGAATTGAGTTAAGATATTATACTCAAGGTTACAATAGACAGGGGAGACCTTTAAATCCATGTACTTGGACATTTGGTAGTGTGGTAGGTGGAGTAAAATGTGATCAAGTAGATCCAAGATTTTTCTACTCCGGTGATCCATTTAAAAATATCGGTTGGTTGCAAACTACAGCCGCTGACGAAAGAATGATGGTGAATACTGGTAAATTCCGTTTAAGGCCATATCAAGACACCGTAGTAATAGTTGCAGCTTTAATAGTCGGAAGAGGAAAATCAGCTCTATCTAGCATTCAAGTTGCTAAAAAAACATCTGACTTTGCACAGATTATCTATGATAATAATTTTAGTTTGCCCCCAACTCCTAAGCAACCACAACCAAAAATTCAAACAACTGAGAATAAAATCAACTTTATTTGGAATACAGCTGAAGCCGTAAATTTTGCTTGGAAAAACTTTAAATTTAATGGTTTTGAACTTTGGACATTTAGAACCAAGAGCATTGCTGATGAAGTTGCTGGAATTCAGAATGCAAAATTACTTGCATCTTGGGATATTAAAGATAAAATTGATGACATACTAGAGCAAGATTTTTCAGGAGAAGTAAAATTACTCCATCCTAAAGGAATTCAGCTCGATAAAAATTTATTTGGTAATCCATTTACTGGATGGATTAATTTTGAAATAACAACTGATCCTTGGACTGGGGGTCCAATTGTCAAAGGTAAGCCATACTACTTTGCACTGATTGGTTATTCAATTAATCATGATGCAATTTCTCCGGTTGATCCAGGTGGATTAACATCTAACTATATAATCGGTGCTTATGCAGGTATTGGTGAAATGGTAAATCCTAAAAGAATTATTGAAGTAATTCCAGGTCAGGATTTAAATGATCCATATGTTTTGAAAAATGATATTAATTTAGTTGGTGTCAGTGAAGCTTCTGCTTATTTCGAAGAAATTGATAAATCAAAGTTGACTGGTAACGAATATGAAATATCATTCTTTAGAAATAAAGATTCTGTAGTCTATTTTATGAATTGGACATTGGTTAATAAAAATACAGGGGATACTCTTGTAAAAAGCTCAAATAGGTACGATAATTTAATAGAAGAAGATTTTAAATATACAATCCCTATAGTAGATGGGTTTGTCCCAAGAATAACTTGGGTACCCGCGGAGATTAAACCGGTAAAAAAATCACTAAATACAGATTGGATTGCAGCTGAACGTTCAAATATATCTGGTGTTTTTTATTTAGGTAAGGATATTATTTCACCTTATATAAGTCCATTTGCAACTCTTGGTAATGAGAGACACAATTTAATAACAGCTGATAAATTGGCTCAAATTGAGATTAGATTCCAGCCTGGAAAAGCATATAGATTTGTAAGTAATACACTTGGTACTCAATACACAAGTGCTGCAGGAACAACTACAGGTATTGGCAAACCTGGTGAATATTTTGTTGATGTTCCATTCCAGGTATGGAAGAAGGATACTCGTAAAGGGATTCAACAAAGATTAGCCTGTGCTTTTGTTGAAACAAGAACTGCCGGCGGTAACCCTGATGGTCAATGGGATCCTTATTTAGATTTGACAAAGACAAGAGAATACATTTTAATTTTTGATCAACCATACGATGAAAATGGTCAACAAATGGAGTATGTTGGTTACCTTCCAACAACTGGTACAAAAACCTATGCTAATTTGAATGGTTGGAATCCACCAGCTGCAGCAGGATTTACACAAGAACAAATTGATAGAGCCAAAGCAAAATGGTTAGGTGCAATTTATGTTGTAGGTTTTGAAAAGGTTGATTCTAACGCAACTTGGAGTTCAAATGATGTTTATACAATTCCGATTTCTTATCCATTAACAACCGCTGATAAGTTCACTTTTAGAACAACAAGAGCTGGTGAAGGTGTAACTCAGGATTATAAGAAATCATTAATGGATCGTGTAACAGTTTATCCAAATCCATTATATGCTTACAATCCAACAGTTGGATACTATTCAGATCCCAATAACCCGAAGAACGATGAGCCATTTGTAACCTTCTCTAACTTACCAACTGAAGTTACAATTAAGATTTATACATTATCTGGACAATTGCTGCGTGTCTTGACAAAGAATGATCCAAAACCATTTATGAATTGGGATCTCAAGAACAAAGATGGATTAAGAGCAGCGTCAGGTGTTTATCTGGCAGTTGTATCATCACCAGGATTAGGTGAGAAAGTATTGAAGTTCTCTATCATTCAACCTCAAAAGCAAATTAAACGATTCTAACAAGATGAGGGATAAAGACATGAAAAAGAGAAGTTTTTTAGTAGTTTTATTAGTATTCTTAGTTAATGTAGCCTTTGCGGGTGATGTTGCCCGCAAAGGTACAAATGGTGCCGAACAGTTGTTGATACCCGTTGGTGCGAAAAGTATTGCTACTGGTGGAGCTTTTATTGGTGATGTTAAAGGTGTTGAAGCAATTTATTACAATCCGGCAGGATTAGATCTTGCGGGTCGTTCGGAAGCAATGTTTAGTTATATGGATTATCTTGCAGATATAAAGGTTTCATATTTTGCTTTGAGTGCTAATCTTGGTGATTACGGAACATTCGGGTTAAGCTTCAAAACATTTAATCTTGGCGATATTCCGATCACAACATTCGATAACCCTGATGGAACAGGCGCAACTTATTCACCATCATTAATGACAGCTGGTTTAACATATTCAAAACAAATTACAGATAGAGTATCAGCTGGAGCAACACTTAAAGTAATTTATGAATCAATTACTAATGTTTCAGCAACTGGTGCTGCAATAGATTTCGGTGTTCAGTATAAATTCCCAAATAATATGAGATTGGGAGTTGCAGTTACTAACATCGGAACAAATATGGCTTATAGAGGACCAGATTTACAGGTAAAAAATCAGATACCAGATAATCCGCCAGGTGCAGGTTTTGGTGTTTATGAACCCTCAACTGAAGAATTCCAAATTCCAAGCTATTTTGAATTGAGCACATCTTATAAATATGATTTCAATCAACAAAACTACTTGATGTTGGCTGGAAAATTCACCAACAATAATTTCTATGAAGATGTGCTTTCATTCGGATTGGAATATGGTTTCTTAAATACATTTTTCTTAAGAGGTGGATATAACTATCTGCTTGGTAGCAAACCAGAAGATAATATTTATGGTTTGACTCTTGGTGCAGGTGTTAGTTACAGTTTCGAGGGAAGTGTATTCTTTGATTTTGATTATGCTTATCGTGCAGTTCGTGACTTCCCAACTGGTGCACAACATGTATTTACGATTAAATTAGGTTTGTAGTAAACAACCAACAAGCTTGAAAGGAAAGGCTACCTGAAGTTGTTTATGCTTCGGGTAGCCTTTAATTTTGTGTACTATGAGAAAGATATTAATAATTTTAATCAGCATTTTAATAGGCAACATTTTCGGTCAAAAACTGACCGAATCAAATGTCTTTTTAGACTATTCGAGATTTAAGTACAACTCAGATAGTGTTTATTTTGAACTTTATTATGGAATATCTAATAAGGCCTTGAAAGTAAGTGATAACATTAACGAAGCTGAGATAAGAGTAATTCTCAAAGATCAAAATGATAATTTAGCTGGATACAGAAATTTTAGAATAGTGAATGAAATAAACGAACAAAACTTTGATGGCGAAAAGTATTTAACTGGCGTTCTTGGATTTAAAGTTCAACCTGGACAATATGCATTAAAGTTTGATGTGATAGATTATTTTGATTCTACAAATTCTATATCAATTTCATTTCCATTAAAAATAAGTTCCATCTCGACAAAGAATTTTGCATTAAGCGATATACAACTTTGCAGTAACATCATAGAAAATTCAGACAACGAGGGCTCGTATTTCTATAAAAACACTTACGAAACTTATCCAAATCCGAGTAATGTTTATGGTGAGCAACTTCCAATATTGTTTTACTATATCGAACTTTATGATTTACTAAAAGGTGAGAATACTAATAACTTAAAATTAATTTCTAAGGTAATTGATGCTCAGGGTAGGGAAAAATATTCCAGAGAAAAACTTATTCAAAGGAAATATAATTCAATTGTTGAAGTTGGAGCAATTAACATAACCAAGTATCCAAGTGGGACTTATACACTTGCTATTTACTTAATCGATTCGCTGAATAACTTTGGACTTGTTTCATCCAAAAAGTTTTACATTTTTAACCCTCAGATAAAAGAAGAAATTGTTTCAAAAAGGACAGATGCTGACCTTCTTTCATCAGAATTTAGTGTAATGACGGAAGAAGAATTAAACTTAGCATTTGAACAATCAAAGTATATTGCTACAAGTGATGAGATAAAACGATGGAACTCACTCTCTGATCTTGATGCAAAGAAAAATTTCTTATTTAATTTCTGGAAACAACGAGACCCCGATCCAAATACTTCAGAAAACGAAAGAAAGATTGAATATTTTGAAAGAGTTAAGAAAGCTGATGAAATGTTTCGAGGTTCGAGAGAAAAAGGTTGGCGCAGTGATCGTGGTAGAGTTTATATAGTATATGGTGAACCTTCCGAAATTGATAGATATCCAAACGAAATGGATGCATATCCGTATGAAATTTGGTCATACAACAACATCGAGGGTGGGGTAATATTTGTATTTGGAGATATTACAGGAACAGGTCAAATGATTCTTATACACTCTACACACAGAGGCGAAATGCATGACGAGAATTGGTTTAGGCGGGTTCAAAAAAGTCGATAAACATTTTGATGAAAAATAAAATCGAGTATTTTTTATTAAGATTACTCTCCTTTGTAATATCAAGATTATCATTAAACTCTTCAAGAAGGCTGGCAAAATTGTTAGCCTTCATTTTTTATTATTTCATACCAATTCGTAAAGATCTTGTCTTTAAAAATTTAAAAATTGCTTTTCCCGATTTAAATGAGAATGAAACTAAGCGAATCGCAAAAAAAACTTACCAGAATTTGTTTATCGTTCTAATTGAAATTTTGTATTTGCCATTTTTGGAAAAAGTTGAAATTGAAAATTTAATCAATATAAAAAATCCAGAGTTAATACATAAAGCCCTTTCCTTGAACAAAGGATTGATTTTTGTTTCTGCTCACTTTGGAAATTGGGAAATACTCGCTTTATCGGCAGCACTTAGATTAAAAACTCAATTCTCTATTGTAACCAAACCGCTTCGAAATCCATTTGTTGATAATTTTATCAATAGCTGGCGCACAAAATTTGGGAATAAAGTTGTTCCTTTAGGTTTATCAGTGAAAAATATTTTCAAGGAATTGCTTGAGAAGAAAATTATAGCATTGCTCGCAGATCAGAGGGCTAGTCAAAATTCTTTGGAATTAAATTTCTTTAACAAACTTACGCATGTTTATGAGGGTCCTGCTGTTTTATCTATCAAAACAGGAGCGCCCTTAATCTTTGCTGTTGCAATAAGACAAAGTGATTTTACCTATACGGTTGAATTACACGAAATTGAACCGCCTGATCAAGAAAATGATCAAGAAAAAATCAAGACTATGAGTGAAAAATATATATCGCTGCTTGAAGATTACATACGAATGTATCCTGAACAATGGCTCTGGTTTCATAATCGATGGAGACATTAATTAAAAATAATTTTGAAAGGATTCTGGTAATTCAAACCGCATTTCTCGGGGATGTTCTTTTAACTTTACCAGTTGCTCATCATCTTAAAAAAATAAATCCAGCCTATAAAGTAACTTTTTTAATTAAGAAAGAATTGCATCAGGTAAAAGATATTTATAGTGGCGTTGACGAGTTTATCTTTATTGATAAATCGAAATATCTATCATCTATCTTTGAAGTAGTCAAAAAAATCGAAAACAAATATGACATTGTGATTTCACCGCATC
Protein-coding sequences here:
- a CDS encoding T9SS type A sorting domain-containing protein — protein: MKNKRLKVLKFAAVSIVLLALFFGFTSIEKSGDKSSAQRLNKVVGAYYMNINNLEMPLNNAGVFADVAIPPKTAGGKFDGHTFLFSGGFCMSGYVDLGTPNEFLWANGVATASRIQDYQPGPVGSDPTDPKNKLYIVRTDEEPFSASWQEWKDAVALGADFYDGDHDGKYNPVDKNGNGQWDPDEDRPDLLGDETVWCVINDGIPARDRRYTDVPPLGIEIHQTVFGFASSGLLGNMLFVRYKVINKNPDGKVLDSVYFSVWADPDLGDYTDDLVGCDVPASASGYAKTPPEGRNAGYVYNQGSDNEYGPNPPTYLVDFFQGPFVYTGNSSDTAFNIRGPVLGIDTLVGYKQLGISSFLQYFQSQPVEQADPGNRIELRYYTQGYNRQGRPLNPCTWTFGSVVGGVKCDQVDPRFFYSGDPFKNIGWLQTTAADERMMVNTGKFRLRPYQDTVVIVAALIVGRGKSALSSIQVAKKTSDFAQIIYDNNFSLPPTPKQPQPKIQTTENKINFIWNTAEAVNFAWKNFKFNGFELWTFRTKSIADEVAGIQNAKLLASWDIKDKIDDILEQDFSGEVKLLHPKGIQLDKNLFGNPFTGWINFEITTDPWTGGPIVKGKPYYFALIGYSINHDAISPVDPGGLTSNYIIGAYAGIGEMVNPKRIIEVIPGQDLNDPYVLKNDINLVGVSEASAYFEEIDKSKLTGNEYEISFFRNKDSVVYFMNWTLVNKNTGDTLVKSSNRYDNLIEEDFKYTIPIVDGFVPRITWVPAEIKPVKKSLNTDWIAAERSNISGVFYLGKDIISPYISPFATLGNERHNLITADKLAQIEIRFQPGKAYRFVSNTLGTQYTSAAGTTTGIGKPGEYFVDVPFQVWKKDTRKGIQQRLACAFVETRTAGGNPDGQWDPYLDLTKTREYILIFDQPYDENGQQMEYVGYLPTTGTKTYANLNGWNPPAAAGFTQEQIDRAKAKWLGAIYVVGFEKVDSNATWSSNDVYTIPISYPLTTADKFTFRTTRAGEGVTQDYKKSLMDRVTVYPNPLYAYNPTVGYYSDPNNPKNDEPFVTFSNLPTEVTIKIYTLSGQLLRVLTKNDPKPFMNWDLKNKDGLRAASGVYLAVVSSPGLGEKVLKFSIIQPQKQIKRF
- a CDS encoding PorV/PorQ family protein, coding for MKKRSFLVVLLVFLVNVAFAGDVARKGTNGAEQLLIPVGAKSIATGGAFIGDVKGVEAIYYNPAGLDLAGRSEAMFSYMDYLADIKVSYFALSANLGDYGTFGLSFKTFNLGDIPITTFDNPDGTGATYSPSLMTAGLTYSKQITDRVSAGATLKVIYESITNVSATGAAIDFGVQYKFPNNMRLGVAVTNIGTNMAYRGPDLQVKNQIPDNPPGAGFGVYEPSTEEFQIPSYFELSTSYKYDFNQQNYLMLAGKFTNNNFYEDVLSFGLEYGFLNTFFLRGGYNYLLGSKPEDNIYGLTLGAGVSYSFEGSVFFDFDYAYRAVRDFPTGAQHVFTIKLGL
- a CDS encoding TonB-dependent receptor plug domain-containing protein — translated: MKKFLLVIWAVSLMFNYIYAQTSTGKLAGKVTDARTGDPLPGANVLIVGTELGAATNAKGEYFIINVVPGTYDVRVSFVGYATQIIKDVRIVAGITKELNIALEEATAELKEITVTSQRTFFEQKATNTVKVIDKEEISRVPVRGVQKIAALNAGVVMAEGSGGVDGNATINVKGGRGNEVLYIIDGVVQNDPYWNTAYTQVSNSAIEQISFQIGGFEAKYGQAQSGIINVTTKSGSSQYSVFGDVLTSTFTDKFGYNLYTLNIGGPFVPNQSKHTFFLSAERGWFLDQDPPAIPIEFKTPIRTAGDIVIVDPVTGNKQVWTPGMEIPAGADIRWENVAYSNGKTYEYRPHNTRGTWRFSGKTYHDLGIVTLRLGAIINTINRRIFDYSYVKNNSYMNPVYEQQNYSYSARISQNLGANAFWNLNFGYKIFKDKRTHPIFGDDLEKWGDTLYNPFIKLNGFYQGAFFDSDSIGIFSDEGSFDYAYSKNANYSYQIDFDFTSQIGKHLIEFGVGAQLHELHRYSISPMAIARNIRAPGLIKDKFTRYKERIPFYWGYNIYGDSFTEGDSVIPPKKPIIAYGYIQDRFELPDLVINFGLRFDYLNSKSDVIRDPQNPFKFGDPQNLDPEDFEPKKPEFHISPRLGIGFPVTATTVFHAQYGKFIQAPSLADIFTWPRHFQVLLTDGNRLARTGLISSEVTTQYELGFRQILGDNVAALGLTAFYKNTKGLINWTTTVFYRPTGEQNTYYGPSNADFGTIKGLTLTLDLARYHFIALSVNYTYQIAEGTGSSTSSSYVATFRNPDNSVPKVIAPLDFDQRHTGTVIVDVFIPEGKLGIFERTGLNILAEFASGRPYTPLEEQDISPQGGGETNYGDTKGYVNSRYGPGRFRIDMKLEKTFKAFGNMLITPYIWIDNLLDADNVINVYRSTGSPWTTGYLNTAKGKAVADSKPYPDLFRADYTTLERNPDNFGIPRMIKLGLKVNFSGIKF
- a CDS encoding T9SS type A sorting domain-containing protein, whose amino-acid sequence is MLKKSFTLFVFVLVSTSLLFAQSATQVFDKAPKPVFENLALDKNLPGSNPVLPHSVNAVLIGKMWNAYSTQASYTNQIFTDPFSGLISVVHRVDRTGPGSGRIVYQGSDDGGQNWTPQIGPMNLAPWIAGRHPNIVLSNPTKSTTPGEQVPVASWAELSSSWYWYQFAKDQSFGAATFTQYIDSTYYPGDEMFVNSQGHVFATIENIDPIAYGTDTVFYHLFVSTDAGATWTKYPLAKNGDVDNYNGMKGFINKNGVGYIVFEAQQPGSGKYTFAYKKTTDDGATWDANWTWVDPFTLAPLAGNVHALNYEVDAIVDGNGNLHFAGTFVDTVSGANTGIYHIWGQGNTWNAELVAKVNRTSMSLPGGLSTLNEVEFATNWDGTIGVLKFCDVPTPTDTLYDVFMTPVWGAPKNVQNITNTTSVHEKYSQMSAYGYMQDQTTFRVDCMYTIFGSGDTNDLNESELWYLSGVTFQLTSVNDPVASPNRFELQQNYPNPFNPTTTIRFSIPEKSMVTLKVYDMLGREITTLVNEVKDAGTHTVKFAGKDLPSGMYLYTLTAGNYSATKKMMLVK
- a CDS encoding GWxTD domain-containing protein, with protein sequence MRKILIILISILIGNIFGQKLTESNVFLDYSRFKYNSDSVYFELYYGISNKALKVSDNINEAEIRVILKDQNDNLAGYRNFRIVNEINEQNFDGEKYLTGVLGFKVQPGQYALKFDVIDYFDSTNSISISFPLKISSISTKNFALSDIQLCSNIIENSDNEGSYFYKNTYETYPNPSNVYGEQLPILFYYIELYDLLKGENTNNLKLISKVIDAQGREKYSREKLIQRKYNSIVEVGAINITKYPSGTYTLAIYLIDSLNNFGLVSSKKFYIFNPQIKEEIVSKRTDADLLSSEFSVMTEEELNLAFEQSKYIATSDEIKRWNSLSDLDAKKNFLFNFWKQRDPDPNTSENERKIEYFERVKKADEMFRGSREKGWRSDRGRVYIVYGEPSEIDRYPNEMDAYPYEIWSYNNIEGGVIFVFGDITGTGQMILIHSTHRGEMHDENWFRRVQKSR